The proteins below are encoded in one region of Campylobacter helveticus:
- a CDS encoding N-acetyl sugar amidotransferase — translation MQYCDYCVMPNTRPGIKFSLDEKGKNICSACINHKNKDKIDYKARFKELEALCDKHRRRNGKFEYDCAIAVSGGKDSHYQVHIMKEKLGMNPVLFSVEDNFTMTEAGKKNLRNISETFKCHLITLKPDISTQKRVMLKTFEKYGKPTWFIDRLIYSYPFGMALKFNTPLLVYGENVSYEYGGGDAKETPSAKGIFLNGVASDMDLNEFLDDEVKEENLQLFFDPSKDDLDKLEPIYLSYFIKWNSYQNYIFAKKRGFCDLQGEWDRTHTAENFDQIDSIGYILHAWMKYPKFGHAMSSDYAARFVRYGLLSREEAVKIVKQRDHNLDNRCVEDFCSFVGISKTKFWQIIEKHYNKELFYQNEFGEFKLKNELK, via the coding sequence ATGCAATATTGTGATTATTGCGTGATGCCAAACACACGCCCGGGGATTAAATTTAGCCTTGATGAAAAAGGTAAAAATATCTGTTCTGCTTGTATCAATCACAAAAACAAAGACAAAATCGACTATAAAGCAAGATTTAAAGAGCTAGAAGCGCTTTGCGATAAGCATCGCCGCCGTAATGGTAAATTTGAGTATGACTGCGCTATCGCTGTGAGTGGGGGTAAGGATAGCCATTATCAAGTGCATATTATGAAGGAAAAGCTTGGAATGAACCCTGTGCTTTTTAGCGTGGAGGATAATTTCACAATGACAGAAGCCGGGAAGAAAAACCTAAGAAATATCAGCGAAACCTTTAAATGCCACCTTATCACACTAAAGCCAGACATCAGCACTCAAAAAAGAGTAATGCTAAAAACCTTTGAAAAATACGGAAAACCAACTTGGTTTATCGACCGCCTCATTTATAGCTATCCTTTTGGTATGGCTTTGAAATTTAACACGCCTTTACTTGTGTATGGTGAAAATGTAAGCTATGAGTATGGGGGGGGAGATGCGAAAGAAACGCCAAGCGCTAAGGGCATATTTTTAAACGGCGTAGCGAGTGATATGGACTTAAACGAGTTTTTAGACGATGAGGTAAAAGAAGAAAATTTACAGCTTTTCTTTGACCCTAGTAAAGATGATTTAGACAAACTTGAGCCTATATATTTGAGTTATTTTATAAAGTGGAATTCGTATCAAAATTATATTTTTGCGAAAAAGCGTGGCTTTTGTGATTTGCAGGGTGAGTGGGATAGAACGCACACGGCGGAAAATTTTGACCAAATTGATAGCATAGGCTACATTTTACACGCGTGGATGAAGTATCCTAAATTTGGGCACGCGATGAGTAGCGATTACGCGGCGCGTTTTGTGAGGTATGGATTATTAAGCCGTGAGGAAGCTGTGAAAATCGTTAAGCAAAGAGACCATAATTTAGATAATCGTTGCGTGGAGGATTTTTGCTCTTTTGTAGGGATTTCAAAAACAAAATTCTGGCAAATCATAGAAAAGCATTATAATAAAGAGCTTTTTTATCAAAATGAATTTGGCGAATTTAAGCTTAAAAATGAGCTTAAATAG
- a CDS encoding class I SAM-dependent methyltransferase, translating into MNESSFWEQIFSKKEWGKYPSESVIRFIARNFYNAKDRNKISILELGLGTGANLWFCAREGFKVSGIEWSKTGVERFKTRMQNENLSTQIAQLEIGDYLEKLDNFKDESFDAVIDVASLCCNDREKTRAIFQKAFKKLKAGGKFFSITLAKGLLGYDESKGDFFEPKEGIYTHLGFLRFDDELSIKELYTHEGFKFLNLSTQILENKGKVLDKLLIFEGVKMPDFTHGGGGGGVASHHFKMRKTELWKMSRISLDAFLGDKSGNFGTDIYFHKDYARLYGEVFEFSFCQNGFIFKTLGIKNKIPNSPFFDLQSPYGYSGFYSNSSDEAFLKEALEKLKQKALAENIIAFFIRLHPFDTNLAFYERYFDFFKKERKIVLVNTNQDFTSLRKAYSPRILNYVKKARKELEISFCDKSFSKPFCELYEKTMIRNKADDFYFFSQEYFDTLFSFKSHLCLRAEYEGRILAFADFFVEKDFAYYHLSANCNERNANAALLDYFFELCVERGVKFVLLGGGVEDDDALFYFKSRFSTLWTHFYIAGLVFDEENYKNLCAKQNNPFFLKYRYTGGGVSFL; encoded by the coding sequence AAAAGAATGGGGTAAATACCCAAGCGAAAGTGTGATTCGTTTTATCGCTAGAAATTTTTACAATGCTAAAGATAGAAATAAAATTTCTATCCTAGAATTAGGACTAGGAACAGGTGCAAATTTATGGTTTTGTGCAAGAGAAGGTTTTAAAGTAAGCGGTATAGAGTGGAGCAAAACAGGCGTAGAACGCTTTAAAACAAGAATGCAAAATGAAAATCTAAGCACACAAATCGCACAACTTGAAATCGGCGATTATTTAGAAAAGCTTGACAATTTTAAAGATGAAAGTTTTGACGCGGTGATTGATGTGGCAAGTTTGTGTTGTAATGACAGGGAAAAAACAAGAGCCATTTTTCAAAAGGCTTTTAAAAAACTCAAGGCGGGAGGTAAGTTTTTTTCCATCACTTTGGCAAAAGGACTTTTGGGCTATGATGAGAGTAAGGGCGATTTTTTCGAGCCAAAAGAGGGAATTTATACTCATTTGGGATTTTTGCGTTTTGATGATGAGTTAAGCATTAAAGAGCTTTATACGCACGAGGGTTTTAAATTTCTTAATTTAAGCACTCAAATTTTAGAAAATAAGGGCAAGGTGCTAGATAAGCTTCTCATCTTTGAAGGCGTGAAAATGCCTGATTTCACACACGGGGGGGGGGGGGGGGGGGTGGCTTCCCACCACTTCAAAATGAGAAAAACAGAGCTTTGGAAGATGAGTAGGATAAGCTTGGACGCTTTTTTGGGGGATAAGAGCGGAAATTTTGGCACGGATATTTATTTTCATAAAGACTACGCAAGGCTTTATGGGGAGGTTTTTGAATTTAGCTTTTGTCAAAATGGCTTCATTTTTAAGACACTTGGCATTAAAAACAAAATCCCAAATTCGCCCTTTTTTGACCTGCAAAGTCCCTATGGGTATAGTGGATTTTATAGTAATTCTAGCGATGAAGCCTTTTTAAAAGAAGCTTTAGAAAAGCTAAAGCAAAAGGCTCTAGCTGAAAATATCATCGCTTTTTTTATAAGATTACACCCTTTTGATACAAATTTGGCTTTTTATGAAAGGTATTTTGATTTTTTCAAAAAAGAAAGAAAAATCGTTTTAGTCAATACAAATCAAGATTTTACAAGCCTTAGAAAAGCTTATAGCCCTCGCATTTTAAACTATGTGAAAAAGGCACGAAAAGAGCTTGAAATTTCTTTTTGTGATAAAAGTTTTTCTAAGCCTTTTTGTGAGCTTTATGAAAAAACGATGATACGCAATAAAGCAGATGATTTTTATTTTTTTAGTCAAGAGTATTTTGACACGCTTTTTAGTTTCAAATCTCATCTTTGCTTAAGAGCTGAGTATGAGGGGAGGATTTTAGCTTTTGCGGATTTTTTCGTGGAAAAAGATTTTGCTTATTATCATTTAAGTGCGAATTGTAATGAAAGAAATGCTAATGCCGCTTTGCTTGATTATTTTTTCGAGCTTTGTGTGGAAAGAGGTGTGAAATTTGTGCTTTTGGGTGGGGGCGTGGAGGATGATGATGCGCTTTTTTATTTTAAAAGCCGTTTTTCTACACTTTGGACACATTTTTATATCGCTGGGCTTGTGTTTGATGAAGAAAATTATAAAAACTTATGTGCAAAGCAAAATAATCCTTTCTTTTTAAAATATAGATACACGGGGGGGGGGGTAAGTTTTTTGTAA